From one Terriglobales bacterium genomic stretch:
- the rplN gene encoding 50S ribosomal protein L14, whose protein sequence is MSVMMRSMLEVADNSGARKLQMILPLGGGTGLRAHLGDVITAAVKEASPDGQTKKGTVVKAVVVRTRKEHRRRDGTYIRFDQNAAVLINDAGEPVGTRVFGPVARELRDKKFLKIVSLAPEVL, encoded by the coding sequence ATGTCTGTGATGATGAGATCGATGCTGGAGGTGGCCGATAACTCGGGCGCCCGCAAGCTGCAAATGATTCTGCCCTTAGGAGGCGGAACTGGCCTGCGCGCCCACTTGGGCGACGTGATCACCGCCGCCGTAAAAGAGGCTTCACCCGATGGGCAGACCAAAAAAGGAACGGTAGTCAAAGCGGTTGTGGTGCGTACCCGCAAAGAGCATCGCCGCAGGGACGGGACCTATATCCGGTTTGACCAGAATGCCGCGGTGCTGATCAACGATGCGGGAGAGCCCGTGGGCACGCGCGTGTTTGGTCCGGTGGCCCGTGAGTTGCGTGACAAGAAATTTTTGAAGATTGTGTCGCTGGCGCCGGAAGTGCTTTGA
- the rpsQ gene encoding 30S ribosomal protein S17, translating to MAEHQSEQQQNAAKSQSRRNSKVGNVVSTKMAKTIVVEVTRQRAHPMYRRVISRSKKFYAHDEQNTARLGDVVRIEETRPLSKLKRWRLTEVIRRAALVPGREAEGETAV from the coding sequence ATGGCTGAACATCAGTCCGAACAACAGCAGAACGCGGCAAAGAGCCAGTCGCGGCGCAACAGCAAAGTGGGAAATGTGGTTTCCACCAAAATGGCCAAGACCATCGTGGTGGAGGTGACCCGGCAGAGGGCGCATCCCATGTACCGCCGCGTAATCTCGCGCTCGAAAAAGTTTTACGCGCATGATGAGCAGAACACCGCTCGCCTGGGAGACGTCGTGCGCATCGAAGAGACCCGGCCGCTCTCCAAGCTGAAGCGCTGGCGTTTGACGGAAGTGATCCGGCGTGCAGCGCTGGTGCCGGGGCGCGAAGCAGAAGGCGAAACCGCGGTTTAG
- the rpmC gene encoding 50S ribosomal protein L29, with protein sequence MHAEKLRNNTPEELRHQEQELSDQLFRLRFQLKMGQTESLKKLRDLRKDIARVKTILRQRELGIEVHPPSAAQKAPAGEGAEKAQKAPVKAAAAKKPIAHSKAKSAGKKTAGKKRSEKK encoded by the coding sequence ATGCATGCAGAAAAGTTAAGGAACAACACGCCGGAAGAGCTTCGGCACCAGGAGCAGGAGTTAAGCGACCAGCTCTTCCGCCTGCGCTTTCAGTTGAAGATGGGGCAGACCGAGAGCCTGAAGAAGCTGCGCGACCTGCGCAAGGATATTGCCCGGGTTAAAACCATTTTGCGCCAGCGCGAGTTGGGGATCGAAGTCCATCCACCCAGCGCTGCGCAGAAGGCCCCGGCCGGCGAAGGTGCGGAGAAAGCGCAAAAGGCCCCAGTGAAAGCCGCGGCGGCGAAAAAGCCGATCGCACACAGCAAGGCCAAGTCTGCGGGCAAAAAAACCGCGGGCAAGAAGAGATCGGAGAAGAAGTAA
- the rplP gene encoding 50S ribosomal protein L16, translating to MLMPKKVKYRKQQRGRRRGKAWRGSELSFGDYGLKVLEPGYITDRQIEASRVAMTRFIKRGGKIWIRLFPDKPITKKPAETRMGKGKGAPDHWVAVVRPGKILFEMEGVNATDAAEAMRLASHKLPLRTKLVSRETIHA from the coding sequence ATGTTGATGCCAAAAAAAGTTAAGTACCGCAAGCAACAGCGCGGACGCCGGCGGGGCAAGGCCTGGCGCGGTTCGGAGCTGTCGTTTGGCGATTACGGATTGAAAGTCCTGGAACCGGGTTACATCACCGACCGGCAGATCGAGGCCAGTCGTGTGGCCATGACGCGTTTCATCAAGCGCGGCGGAAAGATCTGGATCCGGTTGTTTCCCGACAAGCCCATCACCAAGAAGCCGGCTGAAACCCGTATGGGTAAAGGCAAAGGAGCACCCGATCACTGGGTGGCGGTGGTGCGGCCAGGCAAGATTCTGTTTGAGATGGAAGGCGTGAATGCGACCGACGCGGCTGAGGCCATGCGGCTGGCGTCACACAAGCTGCCGCTGCGCACCAAGCTGGTATCGCGGGAGACCATTCACGCGTAG
- the rpsC gene encoding 30S ribosomal protein S3, with product MGQKVHPYGFRLGYTKPWKSRWFVERDYNKLLLEDYKLKAELKEKLKAAGVSSIEIERPGNKLRIIIRTARPGIIIGRKGAEIDKLKGELQKRTSRDVFIDILEVHKPELDAQLVSESIALQLEKRVGFRRAMRKSVDSALRFGCKGIKVRVSGRLNGNEIARSEWYLQGRLPLHTLRADIDYGFSEARTTYGVIGVKCWIYRGEILPQKKREPQGDKSVF from the coding sequence ATGGGTCAAAAAGTCCATCCTTATGGGTTCCGCCTCGGCTACACCAAGCCGTGGAAGTCGCGCTGGTTCGTAGAGCGCGACTACAACAAGCTCCTGCTGGAAGATTACAAGCTCAAGGCGGAGCTGAAGGAAAAGCTGAAAGCGGCGGGCGTGAGCTCGATTGAGATCGAGCGCCCCGGCAACAAGCTGCGCATCATCATCCGCACGGCGCGTCCGGGCATCATCATCGGCCGCAAAGGCGCCGAGATTGACAAGCTCAAGGGCGAGCTGCAGAAGCGCACCTCGCGCGATGTCTTTATTGACATCCTGGAAGTGCACAAGCCTGAGCTGGATGCGCAACTGGTTTCCGAATCCATTGCGCTGCAACTGGAAAAGCGCGTTGGATTCCGGCGGGCCATGCGCAAGTCGGTGGATTCGGCCCTGCGCTTCGGCTGCAAAGGAATCAAAGTGCGGGTCTCGGGGAGATTGAACGGCAACGAAATCGCCCGTTCCGAGTGGTACCTGCAGGGCCGGCTGCCGCTGCATACCTTGCGCGCTGACATTGATTACGGCTTCTCGGAGGCACGCACGACGTATGGCGTGATCGGCGTGAAGTGCTGGATTTATCGCGGCGAAATTCTTCCCCAGAAAAAGCGGGAGCCGCAGGGCGATAAAAGCGTGTTTTAG
- the rplV gene encoding 50S ribosomal protein L22: MEFTAQARFTRVSPQKARLVLDLIKGRRVEEAMNTLTFTKKGIAPDIQKVLRSALENANYLSSEKGVDVDVDNLYVKRAIANDGPRLKRIRPAPQGRAFRYQRRMAHIEIALAERHAETREALATVVGEEEPAKEKSKAKAKGKTAGKKAAAKK; the protein is encoded by the coding sequence ATGGAATTTACAGCGCAAGCACGGTTTACGAGGGTTTCGCCGCAGAAGGCGCGGTTAGTACTGGACCTGATCAAGGGCCGCCGCGTGGAAGAGGCGATGAATACCCTGACTTTTACTAAAAAGGGAATCGCGCCCGATATTCAGAAGGTCCTGCGCTCAGCGCTGGAGAACGCCAACTACCTGAGCAGCGAAAAGGGCGTGGATGTGGATGTGGACAACCTCTACGTCAAGCGGGCGATTGCCAATGACGGTCCGCGGTTGAAGCGCATTCGTCCGGCGCCACAGGGACGCGCGTTCCGTTACCAGCGTCGCATGGCGCATATCGAGATCGCTTTGGCAGAGCGCCACGCGGAGACGCGTGAAGCCCTGGCCACCGTAGTGGGTGAAGAAGAGCCCGCTAAGGAGAAGAGCAAGGCCAAAGCCAAAGGCAAGACGGCCGGCAAGAAAGCGGCGGCCAAGAAATAG
- the rpsS gene encoding 30S ribosomal protein S19 — MGRSTKKGPFADTHLLNKIEDMNKRNEKKVLRTWSRRSTIHPEMVGHTIAVHNGRKFIPVYITENMVGHKLGEFSHTRVFKGHSMKAATETAARPAGVPGGPGAITPAAAPAAPAPKA; from the coding sequence ATGGGACGTTCAACAAAAAAAGGGCCGTTTGCCGATACCCACCTCCTCAACAAAATTGAGGACATGAACAAGCGGAATGAGAAGAAAGTGTTGCGCACCTGGTCGCGCCGCTCGACCATCCATCCGGAGATGGTGGGACACACGATCGCGGTGCACAACGGGCGCAAGTTTATTCCGGTGTACATCACCGAGAACATGGTGGGACACAAGCTGGGCGAGTTCAGCCATACCCGCGTGTTCAAGGGGCACTCGATGAAGGCGGCCACGGAAACTGCGGCCCGGCCGGCGGGAGTGCCGGGTGGACCGGGAGCAATAACTCCGGCAGCAGCTCCGGCGGCGCCAGCACCGAAGGCTTAG
- the rplB gene encoding 50S ribosomal protein L2, translating to MAIKTYRPMTPSLRFQSKIVNDDITTDKPHKPLTKIKLRTGGRRNAGDITLWHRGGGHKRKLRAIDFKRDKAGVPATVVSIEYDPNRSARIALLSYADGEKRYILQPQGLKIGQKIVSGADADILVGNALPLRNIPPGTTVHNIELKPGKGAQMVRSAGGAAQLVAKEGDWALIKLPSSETRKVLVDCMATIGQVGNLDHENISIGKAGRTRWLGRRPVNRGVAMNPVDHPHGGGEGKTSGGRHPVTPWGQPTRGYKTRNNKRTDKFIVNRRTK from the coding sequence ATGGCGATTAAGACATACAGACCGATGACACCGTCGTTGCGATTTCAATCGAAGATTGTCAACGACGACATCACAACCGACAAGCCGCATAAGCCGCTGACCAAGATCAAGCTGCGCACCGGCGGACGGCGCAACGCCGGTGATATCACGCTGTGGCACCGCGGTGGCGGACACAAGCGCAAGCTGCGCGCCATTGATTTCAAGCGCGACAAAGCCGGCGTGCCGGCGACGGTGGTTTCGATTGAATACGATCCTAATCGCTCGGCCCGCATCGCGCTGCTCAGCTACGCCGACGGCGAAAAGCGTTACATCCTGCAGCCGCAGGGGCTGAAGATCGGGCAGAAGATTGTCAGCGGGGCCGATGCCGACATCCTGGTGGGCAACGCGCTGCCGCTGCGCAACATTCCGCCCGGCACCACGGTGCACAACATTGAGCTCAAGCCGGGCAAGGGCGCGCAGATGGTGCGTTCCGCCGGCGGCGCAGCACAGCTGGTTGCCAAAGAAGGCGATTGGGCGCTGATTAAGCTGCCGTCGAGTGAAACGCGCAAGGTGCTGGTGGATTGCATGGCGACGATTGGCCAGGTGGGAAACCTGGACCACGAAAATATTTCCATCGGCAAGGCGGGACGCACGCGCTGGCTGGGCCGTCGCCCGGTGAATCGCGGCGTGGCCATGAATCCGGTGGACCATCCGCATGGCGGCGGCGAAGGAAAAACTTCAGGCGGACGCCATCCGGTGACGCCCTGGGGACAGCCGACGCGCGGCTACAAGACGCGCAACAACAAGCGGACTGACAAATTTATTGTGAACCGTCGCACCAAGTAA
- a CDS encoding 50S ribosomal protein L23: MKSAYQIIHKPVITEKGLGAKETAATLVFEVAPKATKNEIKEAVQTIFKVKVHSVRTSNFPGKERRRGRYAGYRPDWKKAYVKLKAGEKMPEYAQNL, from the coding sequence ATGAAGAGTGCATATCAGATCATTCATAAACCGGTGATTACCGAAAAGGGACTGGGCGCGAAGGAAACCGCTGCGACGCTGGTATTTGAAGTGGCGCCCAAGGCGACCAAGAACGAGATCAAGGAAGCGGTGCAGACGATTTTCAAGGTGAAAGTGCACAGCGTGCGGACGTCGAACTTTCCGGGGAAGGAACGCCGGAGGGGGCGCTATGCCGGTTATCGTCCCGATTGGAAGAAGGCGTACGTGAAGTTAAAGGCCGGCGAGAAGATGCCGGAGTACGCACAAAATTTGTAG